One part of the Vicia villosa cultivar HV-30 ecotype Madison, WI linkage group LG6, Vvil1.0, whole genome shotgun sequence genome encodes these proteins:
- the LOC131611034 gene encoding uncharacterized protein LOC131611034 produces MDRGTPYGRGNPRAGNWRRPSGGDSGAPFRCFNCGETGHKRDECKKEEKKCFKCGRVGHVAPDCKMRTVTCYNCGEEGHISTQCTKPKKNQSGGKVFALSGSETTPEDRLIKD; encoded by the coding sequence atggacagaggtacaccATATGGTAGGGGAAACCCAAGAGCTGGTAACTGGAGAagacctagtgggggagattctggtgctccctttaggtgcttcaactgtggtgaaactGGACATAAGAGGgatgagtgcaagaaagaagagaagaagtgctttaagtgtggcagAGTAGGCCATGTTGCTCCTGACTGTAAGATGAGAACTGtgacttgctataactgtggagaagaaggtcatatcagtacacagtgcaccaagccgaagaagaaccagtctggagggaaagtctttgctttgtctggatcagaaactactccggaggatagactgattaaag